In Anopheles gambiae chromosome 2, idAnoGambNW_F1_1, whole genome shotgun sequence, a single window of DNA contains:
- the LOC1277253 gene encoding protein phosphatase 1 regulatory subunit 12A isoform X1: MSLDNRNTSAQYKRAEQLKRWEESEMNKKLSGAPKSPSSRRIKFSSGCIFLAACVAGDKEEVEWLLKNGADIDTANVDGLTALHQACIDDNLDMVEFLVQKGADVNRKDNEGWTPLHATASCGFLSIARYLIENGADLASINSDGELAVDLANSDAMEDLIQHHLDEQGIDCEEARQAEERIMLSDATKWLRTDSPDCDKAHPKTGATAIHVAAAKGYIGVLKLLLEGRGDIDRQDVDGWTPLHAAAYWGQKEATQMLLNASADIDVQNYSGQLAIDIAQDDIVPLLKDARKNGKRTKRRPPSHGNRITDNFENSTETPTKVIRVEVKPIDSNKEKEAGGSVAVDYGDDDDGGENVAEALPESPQVAGDQEEEEAADEKDEEEDEETMDDTVDEALEEEEEVEEEEVEEEEEEEEEDAEEEEEQQEHVSAQASRPGEDVTDSSIGSVPYQQVLPSPAQINQTKGAESEEEEEEEEEENGSVSSEPYSSSNPSADSSMTESETDELLPRPVPIISRPTPVPLTTQIVAPKPRVTEPPVPSNNAAPAIANNPAAPPTAPWRRARAVPTPVPRHFYEEAQQPPADDVVDYANLVFTSKRNLVSEKENKPTEPDVILRRTQSFESDEKFYQRYAELRARIQANSCPHTILPSTPINTKTSTASNNNNNSSNNNNNNNSTTTTTTATTPASNISSYLVQRSASLKDHRTLRKTTSNLVLGSTTTSPSSATGPASGATTNLVPPAATGTGAANNTTGSTTGSSGAVSPPTSPSGTPTTTPTAGQIRSSIPTPITLNSHKNTTMSNNTDNSSSTTTTTPFGDRYRKRYEDQPETVRKPSATNSTVANDHTSSTTTSAPEAADHTAHETTLTPATGPETNKNHSLFELNRKYIEQAQKTKINNERNKFLSSLNEKRQQQLQEQQQQQEQQQQRRQQPAEQPRGGGRYDGRPGKPEASQEEASFEEPAAVKLIMPSYTAAPAPTAVLEQQPPAGTTPVTTSPSSNKLSPGNIFKNFFKSFVPPTRDEESETQRKAHAKRVRETRRSTQGVTLDEIKSAEQLVKKKNATGTGNENDTMAPATATATTTTTTTPSSPSSLSSTASPSFTNDRVPAVGSTGDQQQQQQGSNHVTEASAAHDATSGGVGGGSTKVEEIAVAASFTLAAPGSSLDDGGDGGGGGGGGGGHRRHRRSVAGMDEEEEDDSKVTVSYTISAPVRQSSPSPRAVASAVAVSNSKESADPLDGTGAGDVPAVTATFHVPAAASEPMVATSATIRTSSGAAGGVVSNSDSNTTTTTTTTNTSNNNNTSASSNTNHNTAATTYTKRSLFDIDNANSLTLAEKLRHEANKYAIAAVADGDLDSHLVARVPASNSGTTNSGGGGGGESNSTSTNAPADNSAASAGAAVPPSPTLRKAEPATTTTTGVTAERRPSWRLKVDGGSKFKLEDASTPNAATQSSSVASGGSVYEPSGPANQAPEHGLTTTKLTSSSALAQRRAHQQNGDSSSTATTGTTSSSVASSRPLSAPASGLAAGEQYNRVPGSAATAAGEQQTGAAATDPNSPLHHLRRPPKSAGEENKENDKENDSRSTAQATQAVIQRRRRQKRRSTGVVSVGMEDLDPDRQDSPVDGDEKETGSERGRSRVGSTASELDTANQPQDSTRENGGDCIDYKALYEQEKVDNDKLKMALRKKDEEVVTLKAALDRFTTATTKNNSLSELEKRERRAMERKMSEMEEELKLLQKYKTENERLRAENRALTRVVSKLTTSAQNQIHASKQ; the protein is encoded by the exons GCGTGCATCGATGACAATCTGGACATGGTGGAGTTTCTCGTACAGAAAGGTGCCGACGTCAACCGGAAGGACAACGAAGGCTGGACACCGTTGCATGCCACAGCATCATGCGG CTTTCTTAGTATAGCACGCTATCTGATAGAGAACGGTGCCGACCTGGCGTCGATCAACAGCGATGGCGAGCTGGCGGTCGATCTCGCCAACTCGGACGCGATGGAGGACCTGATCCAGCACCACCTGGACGAGCAGGGCATCGACTGCGAGGAGGCGCGCCAGGCGGAGGAGCGCATCATGCTGAGCGACGCGACCAAGTGGCTCCGCACGGACAGCCCGGACTGTGATAAGGCGCACCCGAAGACGGGCGCCACCGCGATACATGTCGCCGCCGCCAAGGGCTACATCGGcgtgctgaagctgctgctcgagGGCCGGGGCGACATCGACCGGCAGGACGTGGACGGCTGGACGCCGCTGCACGCGGCCGCCTACTGGGGCCAGAAGGAAGCCACACAGATGCTGCTGAACGCGAGCGCCGACATCGACGTGCAGAACTACAGCGGCCAGCTGGCGATCGACATTGCCCAGGACGATATCGTGCCTTTGCTGAAGGATGCCCGCAAGAACGGGAAGCGCACGAAGCGCAGACCACCTAGTCACGGAAATAG GATTACGGACAACTTCGAAAATAGTACGGAAACGCCGACCAAGGTGATTCGGGTCGAGGTGAAACCGATTGACAGCAATAAGGAGAAGGAAG CTGGTGGATCCGTCGCCGTCGActacggcgacgacgacgatggcggGGAAAATGTTGCCGAAGCGCTTCCGGAATCCCCGCAAGTTGCAGGAgaccaagaagaagaagaagcagcagatGAAAAAGATGAAGAGGAGGATGAGGAGACGATGGATGATACGGTAGACGAGGCGctggaagaggaagaggaggtagaggaggaggaagtggaagaggaagaggaagaagaggaggaagacgcagaggaagaagaggagcAACAAGAGCACGTCAGTGCGCAAGCGAGCCGTCCAGGCGAGGACGTAACCGATTCGTCCATCGGTAGCGTGCCGTACCAGCAAGTTCTTCCTTCACCCGCACAAATCAACCAAACAAAGGGTGCCGAAAgcgaggaagaggaagaggaggaagaagaggaaaatgGCAGCGTATCGTCGGAACCGTACTCCTCCTCGAATCCGTCCGCCGATAGTAGTATGACCGAGTCCGAAACAG ACGAACTGTTGCCACGGCCCGTTCCAATCATCTCGCGACCGACGCCGGTTCCACTGACCACACAAATTGTAGCGCCGAAGCCACGTGTAACGGAGCCGCCGGTACCGTCGAACAATGCCGCTCCAGCGATCGCTAACAATCCAGCGGCTCCACCAACGGCACCGTGGCGCCGTGCGCGTGCCGTACCGACGCCTGTGCCGCGCCACTTCTACGAGGAAGCACAGCAACCGCCGGCCGATGATGTCGTCGACTACGCTAACCTCGTTTTCACGTCCAAGCGCAACC TAGTTtcggaaaaggaaaataaaccaACCGAACCGGATGTGATACTGAGGAGAACCCAGAGCTTCGAGAGTGACGAAAA GTTCTACCAGCGGTATGCCGAGCTGCGAGCACGAATACAGGCTAACTCATGCCCCCACACGATCCTACCATCGACGCCTATTAACACTAAAACCAGTACCGcctcgaacaacaacaacaacagcagcaacaacaacaacaataacaatagtactaccactaccactacggCGACGACGCCTGCATCGAACATTTCGTCGTATCTGGTGCAGCGGTCCGCCTCACTGAAGGATCATCGGACACTAAG gaaAACAACAAGCAATTTGGTCCTGGGAAGCACGACCACATCACCGTCATCGGCGACCGGACCGGCGTCCGGCGCAACCACCAACCTCGTGCCTCCAGCAGCAACCGGTACGGGTGCAGCGAACAACACAACGGGCAGCACCACGGGCAGCTCCGGTGCCGTCTCGCCACCGACCAGTCCGTCCGGAACGCCGACGACAACGCCCACTGCCGGACAGATCAGAAG CTCCATACCCACACCAATCACCCTCAACAGCCACAAGAATACCACCATGAGCAACAACACTGATAACagtagcagcaccaccaccaccacaccgttCGGTGATCGCTACCGGAAGCGGTACGAGGATCAACCGGAGACGGTGCGCAAACCCTCGGCAACGAATAGCACGGTTGCGAATGATCATACCTCATCCACCACCACATCCGCTCCCGAGGCGGCCGATCACACGGCGCACGAGACCACGCTCACACCGGCCACCGGGCCCGAAACGAACAAGAACCACAGCCTGTTCGAACTCAACCGCAAATACATTGAGCAGGCGCAGAAGACGAAGATCAATAATGAGCGCAATAAATTTCTCTCCTCACTCAACGAGAAGAGACAACAGCAGCttcaggagcagcagcagcagcaggagcaacagcagcaacgacgtCAGCAACCAGCCGAACAGCCGAGGGGTGGTGGACGGTACGATGGCAGACCAGGCAAGCCGGAAGCGTCACAAGAGGAGGCGTCGTTCGAGGAACCGGCGGCAGTGAAGTTAATCATGCCATCGTACACCGCAGCTCCGGCTCCAACAGCGGTGCTGGAACAGCAGCCACCCGCGGGAACAACGCCGGTGACGACCAGCCCCTCGTCGAACAAGCTGTCGCCtggaaatattttcaaaaacttTTTCAA ATCATTTGTACCACCGACGCGGGACGAAGAGAGCGAAACGCAACGCAAGGCCCATGCCAAGCGCGTCCGGGAGACGCGCCGCTCGACCCAGGGCGTCACGCTGGACGAGATCAAGAGTGCCGAGCAGCTGGTCAAGAAGAAGAACGCTACCGGAACGGGCAACGAA AACGACACAATGGCACCCGCGACTGcgacagcaacgacaacaaccaCGACAacgccatcatcaccatcctcATTATCATCCACTGCATCACCCTCATTTACCAACGATCGTGTGCCGGCGGTCGGCAGCACTggcgaccagcagcagcagcagcaaggcaGCAATCACGTAACGGAAGCATCCGCAGCACATGATGCGACCAGCGGCGGCGTTGGTGGTGGGTCGACGAAGGTGGAAGAAATCGCCGTGGCGGCTAGTTTCACGCTAGCCGCACCGGGATCGTCACTCGATGACGGTGGCGACGGTGGCggaggtggtggaggaggaggaggccaCCGAAGGCACCGTCGCAGTGTGGCCGGcatggacgaggaggaggaggatgacaGCAAGGTGACGGTGTCGTATACGATCAGTGCCCCGGTACGGCAGAGCTCGCCCAGCCCGAGGGCGGTGGCGTCGGCGGTGGCAGTGAGCAACTCCAAAGAAAGTGCCGATCCACTGGATGGAACCGGCGCTGGCGATGTTCCTGCCGTAACGGCAACGTTCCacgtgccagcagccgcgagCGAGCCGATGGTGGCGACCTCGGCCACCATCCGAACGTCGTCCGGCGCAGCGGGTGGTGTCGTGAGTAATAGTGATAGtaataccaccaccaccaccaccaccaccaacacctccaacaacaacaacaccagtgCATCCTCTAATACCAACCACAACACAGCCGCCACCACCTACACTAAACGTTCACTGTTCGATATCGATAACGCGAACTCACTAACACTGGCCGAGAAGCTGCGCCACGAGGCGAACAAGTACGCGATCGCGGCCGTGGCGGACGGCGACCTGGACAGCCACCTGGTGGCCCGGGTCCCCGCCAGCAACAGTGGCACTACTAAcagtggtggcggcggcggcggcgaaagcaacagcaccagcacgaACGCACCTGCGGACAATAGTGCAGCGAGTGCTGGTGCCGCCGTGCCGCCATCGCCAACACTGCGGAAGGCGGAACCGGCCACAACGACCACCACCGGTGTCACGGCCGAACGAAGGCCCTCGTGGCGGTTGAAGGTGGACGGTGGCAGCAAG TTCAAACTGGAAGATGCGTCCACACCGAATGCCGCCACACAGTCATCGTCGGTAGCGAGCGGCGGTTCCGTGTACGAACCGTCCGGCCCGGCTAATCAGGCACCAGAGCACGGTTTGACTACTACTAAGCTCACCTCCTCGTCGGCCCTGGCCCAACGAAGGGCGCATCAGCAGAATGGTGACAGCAGCAGTACCGCCACCACCGGGACGACCTCCTCCAGTGTTGCCAGCTCGCGGCCCCTATCGGCACCGGCGTCCGGGCTTGCCGCCGGCGAGCAGTACAACCGTGTGCCGGGCAGCGCCGCCACTGCGGCCGGTGAGCAGCAGACCGGTGCTGCCGCCACGGACCCCAACAGTCCGCTGCACCATCTCCGGCGGCCACCGAAGTCGGCGGGCGAAGAGAACAAGGAGAACGACAAGGAGAACGATAGCCGCAGCACGGCCCAAGCCACGCAGGCGGTCATACAGCGGCGCCGGCGTCAGAAGCGTCGTTCGACCGGCGTCGTTTCCGTCGGCATGGAG GATCTTGATCCCGATCGGCAAGATTCTCCGGTCGATGGTGATGAAAAAGAG ACTGGCTCGGAACGGGGTCGCTCGCGCGTCGGTTCGACGGCCTCCGAGCTGGACACGGCAAACCagccgcaggactccacacgaGAAAATGGCGGAGACTGCATCGATTACAAAGCTCTCTATGAACAGGAAAA GGTCGATAATGATAAGCTTAAGATGGCTCTACGGAAGAAAGATGAGGAGGTGGTAACGCTAAAGGCCGCGCTTGATCGATTTACTACAGCG accACCAAAAACAACTCACTGTCGGAGCTGGAGAAACGCGAACGGCGCGCCATGGAGCGGAAGATGTCCGAGATGGAGGAAGAGTTGAAG CTGTTACAAAAGTATAAAACCGAAAACGAGCGACTGCGGGCAGAAAACCGTGCCCTAACGCGCGTCGT
- the LOC1277253 gene encoding protein phosphatase 1 regulatory subunit 12A isoform X13, with protein MSLDNRNTSAQYKRAEQLKRWEESEMNKKLSGAPKSPSSRRIKFSSGCIFLAACVAGDKEEVEWLLKNGADIDTANVDGLTALHQACIDDNLDMVEFLVQKGADVNRKDNEGWTPLHATASCGFLSIARYLIENGADLASINSDGELAVDLANSDAMEDLIQHHLDEQGIDCEEARQAEERIMLSDATKWLRTDSPDCDKAHPKTGATAIHVAAAKGYIGVLKLLLEGRGDIDRQDVDGWTPLHAAAYWGQKEATQMLLNASADIDVQNYSGQLAIDIAQDDIVPLLKDARKNGKRTKRRPPSHGNRITDNFENSTETPTKVIRVEVKPIDSNKEKEVSEKENKPTEPDVILRRTQSFESDEKFYQRYAELRARIQANSCPHTILPSTPINTKTSTASNNNNNSSNNNNNNNSTTTTTTATTPASNISSYLVQRSASLKDHRTLRKTTSNLVLGSTTTSPSSATGPASGATTNLVPPAATGTGAANNTTGSTTGSSGAVSPPTSPSGTPTTTPTAGQIRSSIPTPITLNSHKNTTMSNNTDNSSSTTTTTPFGDRYRKRYEDQPETVRKPSATNSTVANDHTSSTTTSAPEAADHTAHETTLTPATGPETNKNHSLFELNRKYIEQAQKTKINNERNKFLSSLNEKRQQQLQEQQQQQEQQQQRRQQPAEQPRGGGRYDGRPGKPEASQEEASFEEPAAVKLIMPSYTAAPAPTAVLEQQPPAGTTPVTTSPSSNKLSPGNIFKNFFKSFVPPTRDEESETQRKAHAKRVRETRRSTQGVTLDEIKSAEQLVKKKNATGTGNENDTMAPATATATTTTTTTPSSPSSLSSTASPSFTNDRVPAVGSTGDQQQQQQGSNHVTEASAAHDATSGGVGGGSTKVEEIAVAASFTLAAPGSSLDDGGDGGGGGGGGGGHRRHRRSVAGMDEEEEDDSKVTVSYTISAPVRQSSPSPRAVASAVAVSNSKESADPLDGTGAGDVPAVTATFHVPAAASEPMVATSATIRTSSGAAGGVVSNSDSNTTTTTTTTNTSNNNNTSASSNTNHNTAATTYTKRSLFDIDNANSLTLAEKLRHEANKYAIAAVADGDLDSHLVARVPASNSGTTNSGGGGGGESNSTSTNAPADNSAASAGAAVPPSPTLRKAEPATTTTTGVTAERRPSWRLKVDGGSKFKLEDASTPNAATQSSSVASGGSVYEPSGPANQAPEHGLTTTKLTSSSALAQRRAHQQNGDSSSTATTGTTSSSVASSRPLSAPASGLAAGEQYNRVPGSAATAAGEQQTGAAATDPNSPLHHLRRPPKSAGEENKENDKENDSRSTAQATQAVIQRRRRQKRRSTGVVSVGMEDLDPDRQDSPVDGDEKETGSERGRSRVGSTASELDTANQPQDSTRENGGDCIDYKALYEQEKVDNDKLKMALRKKDEEVVTLKAALDRFTTATTKNNSLSELEKRERRAMERKMSEMEEELKLLQKYKTENERLRAENRALTRVVSKLTTSAQNQIHASKQ; from the exons GCGTGCATCGATGACAATCTGGACATGGTGGAGTTTCTCGTACAGAAAGGTGCCGACGTCAACCGGAAGGACAACGAAGGCTGGACACCGTTGCATGCCACAGCATCATGCGG CTTTCTTAGTATAGCACGCTATCTGATAGAGAACGGTGCCGACCTGGCGTCGATCAACAGCGATGGCGAGCTGGCGGTCGATCTCGCCAACTCGGACGCGATGGAGGACCTGATCCAGCACCACCTGGACGAGCAGGGCATCGACTGCGAGGAGGCGCGCCAGGCGGAGGAGCGCATCATGCTGAGCGACGCGACCAAGTGGCTCCGCACGGACAGCCCGGACTGTGATAAGGCGCACCCGAAGACGGGCGCCACCGCGATACATGTCGCCGCCGCCAAGGGCTACATCGGcgtgctgaagctgctgctcgagGGCCGGGGCGACATCGACCGGCAGGACGTGGACGGCTGGACGCCGCTGCACGCGGCCGCCTACTGGGGCCAGAAGGAAGCCACACAGATGCTGCTGAACGCGAGCGCCGACATCGACGTGCAGAACTACAGCGGCCAGCTGGCGATCGACATTGCCCAGGACGATATCGTGCCTTTGCTGAAGGATGCCCGCAAGAACGGGAAGCGCACGAAGCGCAGACCACCTAGTCACGGAAATAG GATTACGGACAACTTCGAAAATAGTACGGAAACGCCGACCAAGGTGATTCGGGTCGAGGTGAAACCGATTGACAGCAATAAGGAGAAGGAAG TTtcggaaaaggaaaataaaccaACCGAACCGGATGTGATACTGAGGAGAACCCAGAGCTTCGAGAGTGACGAAAA GTTCTACCAGCGGTATGCCGAGCTGCGAGCACGAATACAGGCTAACTCATGCCCCCACACGATCCTACCATCGACGCCTATTAACACTAAAACCAGTACCGcctcgaacaacaacaacaacagcagcaacaacaacaacaataacaatagtactaccactaccactacggCGACGACGCCTGCATCGAACATTTCGTCGTATCTGGTGCAGCGGTCCGCCTCACTGAAGGATCATCGGACACTAAG gaaAACAACAAGCAATTTGGTCCTGGGAAGCACGACCACATCACCGTCATCGGCGACCGGACCGGCGTCCGGCGCAACCACCAACCTCGTGCCTCCAGCAGCAACCGGTACGGGTGCAGCGAACAACACAACGGGCAGCACCACGGGCAGCTCCGGTGCCGTCTCGCCACCGACCAGTCCGTCCGGAACGCCGACGACAACGCCCACTGCCGGACAGATCAGAAG CTCCATACCCACACCAATCACCCTCAACAGCCACAAGAATACCACCATGAGCAACAACACTGATAACagtagcagcaccaccaccaccacaccgttCGGTGATCGCTACCGGAAGCGGTACGAGGATCAACCGGAGACGGTGCGCAAACCCTCGGCAACGAATAGCACGGTTGCGAATGATCATACCTCATCCACCACCACATCCGCTCCCGAGGCGGCCGATCACACGGCGCACGAGACCACGCTCACACCGGCCACCGGGCCCGAAACGAACAAGAACCACAGCCTGTTCGAACTCAACCGCAAATACATTGAGCAGGCGCAGAAGACGAAGATCAATAATGAGCGCAATAAATTTCTCTCCTCACTCAACGAGAAGAGACAACAGCAGCttcaggagcagcagcagcagcaggagcaacagcagcaacgacgtCAGCAACCAGCCGAACAGCCGAGGGGTGGTGGACGGTACGATGGCAGACCAGGCAAGCCGGAAGCGTCACAAGAGGAGGCGTCGTTCGAGGAACCGGCGGCAGTGAAGTTAATCATGCCATCGTACACCGCAGCTCCGGCTCCAACAGCGGTGCTGGAACAGCAGCCACCCGCGGGAACAACGCCGGTGACGACCAGCCCCTCGTCGAACAAGCTGTCGCCtggaaatattttcaaaaacttTTTCAA ATCATTTGTACCACCGACGCGGGACGAAGAGAGCGAAACGCAACGCAAGGCCCATGCCAAGCGCGTCCGGGAGACGCGCCGCTCGACCCAGGGCGTCACGCTGGACGAGATCAAGAGTGCCGAGCAGCTGGTCAAGAAGAAGAACGCTACCGGAACGGGCAACGAA AACGACACAATGGCACCCGCGACTGcgacagcaacgacaacaaccaCGACAacgccatcatcaccatcctcATTATCATCCACTGCATCACCCTCATTTACCAACGATCGTGTGCCGGCGGTCGGCAGCACTggcgaccagcagcagcagcagcaaggcaGCAATCACGTAACGGAAGCATCCGCAGCACATGATGCGACCAGCGGCGGCGTTGGTGGTGGGTCGACGAAGGTGGAAGAAATCGCCGTGGCGGCTAGTTTCACGCTAGCCGCACCGGGATCGTCACTCGATGACGGTGGCGACGGTGGCggaggtggtggaggaggaggaggccaCCGAAGGCACCGTCGCAGTGTGGCCGGcatggacgaggaggaggaggatgacaGCAAGGTGACGGTGTCGTATACGATCAGTGCCCCGGTACGGCAGAGCTCGCCCAGCCCGAGGGCGGTGGCGTCGGCGGTGGCAGTGAGCAACTCCAAAGAAAGTGCCGATCCACTGGATGGAACCGGCGCTGGCGATGTTCCTGCCGTAACGGCAACGTTCCacgtgccagcagccgcgagCGAGCCGATGGTGGCGACCTCGGCCACCATCCGAACGTCGTCCGGCGCAGCGGGTGGTGTCGTGAGTAATAGTGATAGtaataccaccaccaccaccaccaccaccaacacctccaacaacaacaacaccagtgCATCCTCTAATACCAACCACAACACAGCCGCCACCACCTACACTAAACGTTCACTGTTCGATATCGATAACGCGAACTCACTAACACTGGCCGAGAAGCTGCGCCACGAGGCGAACAAGTACGCGATCGCGGCCGTGGCGGACGGCGACCTGGACAGCCACCTGGTGGCCCGGGTCCCCGCCAGCAACAGTGGCACTACTAAcagtggtggcggcggcggcggcgaaagcaacagcaccagcacgaACGCACCTGCGGACAATAGTGCAGCGAGTGCTGGTGCCGCCGTGCCGCCATCGCCAACACTGCGGAAGGCGGAACCGGCCACAACGACCACCACCGGTGTCACGGCCGAACGAAGGCCCTCGTGGCGGTTGAAGGTGGACGGTGGCAGCAAG TTCAAACTGGAAGATGCGTCCACACCGAATGCCGCCACACAGTCATCGTCGGTAGCGAGCGGCGGTTCCGTGTACGAACCGTCCGGCCCGGCTAATCAGGCACCAGAGCACGGTTTGACTACTACTAAGCTCACCTCCTCGTCGGCCCTGGCCCAACGAAGGGCGCATCAGCAGAATGGTGACAGCAGCAGTACCGCCACCACCGGGACGACCTCCTCCAGTGTTGCCAGCTCGCGGCCCCTATCGGCACCGGCGTCCGGGCTTGCCGCCGGCGAGCAGTACAACCGTGTGCCGGGCAGCGCCGCCACTGCGGCCGGTGAGCAGCAGACCGGTGCTGCCGCCACGGACCCCAACAGTCCGCTGCACCATCTCCGGCGGCCACCGAAGTCGGCGGGCGAAGAGAACAAGGAGAACGACAAGGAGAACGATAGCCGCAGCACGGCCCAAGCCACGCAGGCGGTCATACAGCGGCGCCGGCGTCAGAAGCGTCGTTCGACCGGCGTCGTTTCCGTCGGCATGGAG GATCTTGATCCCGATCGGCAAGATTCTCCGGTCGATGGTGATGAAAAAGAG ACTGGCTCGGAACGGGGTCGCTCGCGCGTCGGTTCGACGGCCTCCGAGCTGGACACGGCAAACCagccgcaggactccacacgaGAAAATGGCGGAGACTGCATCGATTACAAAGCTCTCTATGAACAGGAAAA GGTCGATAATGATAAGCTTAAGATGGCTCTACGGAAGAAAGATGAGGAGGTGGTAACGCTAAAGGCCGCGCTTGATCGATTTACTACAGCG accACCAAAAACAACTCACTGTCGGAGCTGGAGAAACGCGAACGGCGCGCCATGGAGCGGAAGATGTCCGAGATGGAGGAAGAGTTGAAG CTGTTACAAAAGTATAAAACCGAAAACGAGCGACTGCGGGCAGAAAACCGTGCCCTAACGCGCGTCGT